The genomic interval ACGATGTACTGCGCGGCGGATTCGGAACCCCAGATGCTGGCTTCATTCTTCGCTGGAAGAATCACGCGCTGTCTCGGGAGCGGCTGGGGTACCTGGAGGCGGCCCGTCAGCTTGAGCGCCGGTTAGAGTCTTGTCATCCTTCAAACAGGCAGCAGGTTGCCGATGCTTTGGCAGAGGTAAGGGAGCAGAAGGGCGCTACGGTGTTTGAGTGGTTGCTTGAAATCATTCGTGAGCATGGGCCAGGCGGCAACGAAGCTGATGATGGTGTTCTCCTGGAGCTGGCGTGAGCGCGTGGCCTAACCCCTCCATCGAGCGGACAGTTGTCGGCAAGCCGCCAACTGCCGCTCATGTCGAACGTTAGGCGCCCATCCAGAGAGAGCGCGCTGCTATGCGTCAGCAAGTCGAGCATCTTCTAAGCTTCGGTGTACTTCCATCGGAGCAGTCGGCTACCGTTGAGCATCTGCGGCAAGTTGAGTCTGCCCTCGCTGCCATAGTGACGCCGCTGTCAAATGACGAAGCGTGTGCTCTGGTCACTCTGTTCGGTCAGGATGGTTGCTTTGGCCTGGCTTGGTCACTTGTCCATCTCATCGAAAGCGCGCCTGGTTGGCCCGTGCCCGAGTGTCTTGTTTGCTCAACCAATCCTTGGGTCGTGGCACTCAAAGAGCGGGCAAAAAACCAGGCTCCTTCTCCGAGCACGCTTCCAGGGGGCGTTTCGTGAGCGAGGCGCCTAACCCCTCCATCGAGCGGACATGCCCCGGCAAGCCGGGTCATGCCGCTCATGTCGAACGTTAGGCCTGCTCTATGAGATTCCGAATCGAATTCATCGCGCAAAGGGAGCGACCGGCGTACTTGTTCGCCCGCCAGCTCGAGGCAGGCAAATTCTCGGTTTCCGCAACGTCGCGCCTGAGTGGCGTCCCCATCAAACCGTACGTCTCGCAGCCTCGCGCGCTCACACCGGATGGAAAGCCCGATTTGTCGATATTCACCTTTGTCCTAGCCACAGCAAACGACTTGCCAAAGCTAAAAGTTGGGCAAGAGGTAGAGCTCAGTAACGACAGTCAATGAACAACTCAGCCTCTTCGTCCTGGCAATCCGCGCCGTTCT from Candidatus Binatia bacterium carries:
- a CDS encoding barstar family protein, which encodes MQVVEIDGAQFSTLEEFFAHFAERAGTAGWGTNLDAFNDVLRGGFGTPDAGFILRWKNHALSRERLGYLEAARQLERRLESCHPSNRQQVADALAEVREQKGATVFEWLLEIIREHGPGGNEADDGVLLELA